A genomic stretch from Theobroma cacao cultivar B97-61/B2 chromosome 4, Criollo_cocoa_genome_V2, whole genome shotgun sequence includes:
- the LOC18602778 gene encoding uncharacterized protein LOC18602778 isoform X1: protein MEEVGNDESQGQDRISNGSGGSNSGCSGTYNGPHIELIPTRKSNLKKPTTVDQENQLKTERRKVSWPDAHGKDIAHVQEFEPSVSDDGELEGVRNSCVCAIQ from the exons ATGGAAGAAGTTGGTAATGATGAATCACAAGGCCAAGACAGGATCAGCAATGGAAGTGGTGGCAGCAACAGTGGATGCAGTGGGACTTATAATGGGCCTCACATTGAACTGATTCCCACTCGCAAGAGTAATCTCAAGAAACCTACTACAGTAGATCAGGAGAATCAGTTAAAGACagaaaggaggaaagtgagttGGCCAGATGCTCATGGAAAAGATATTGCTCATGTTCAGGAGTTTGAGCCAAG tGTGTCAGATGATGGAGAGCTCGAGGGAGTTAGGAACTCTTGCGTTTGTGCGATTCAATGA
- the LOC18602778 gene encoding uncharacterized protein LOC18602778 isoform X2, with product MEEVGNDESQGQDRISNGSGGSNSGCSGTYNGPHIELIPTRKSNLKKPTTVDQENQLKTERRKVSWPDAHGKDIAHVQEFEPRDNKRSHVFHIYSN from the exons ATGGAAGAAGTTGGTAATGATGAATCACAAGGCCAAGACAGGATCAGCAATGGAAGTGGTGGCAGCAACAGTGGATGCAGTGGGACTTATAATGGGCCTCACATTGAACTGATTCCCACTCGCAAGAGTAATCTCAAGAAACCTACTACAGTAGATCAGGAGAATCAGTTAAAGACagaaaggaggaaagtgagttGGCCAGATGCTCATGGAAAAGATATTGCTCATGTTCAGGAGTTTGAGCCAAG GGACAACAAAAGGTCGCATGTGTTTCACATTTACAGCAACTAG
- the LOC18602778 gene encoding uncharacterized protein LOC18602778 isoform X3 — protein sequence MEEVGNDESQGQDRISNGSGGSNSGCSGTYNGPHIELIPTRKSNLKKPTTVDQENQLKTERRKVSWPDAHGKDIAHVQEFEPRTFMK from the exons ATGGAAGAAGTTGGTAATGATGAATCACAAGGCCAAGACAGGATCAGCAATGGAAGTGGTGGCAGCAACAGTGGATGCAGTGGGACTTATAATGGGCCTCACATTGAACTGATTCCCACTCGCAAGAGTAATCTCAAGAAACCTACTACAGTAGATCAGGAGAATCAGTTAAAGACagaaaggaggaaagtgagttGGCCAGATGCTCATGGAAAAGATATTGCTCATGTTCAGGAGTTTGAGCCAAG Gacatttatgaaatga